In Topomyia yanbarensis strain Yona2022 chromosome 2, ASM3024719v1, whole genome shotgun sequence, one DNA window encodes the following:
- the LOC131685085 gene encoding chymotrypsin-elastase inhibitor ixodidin-like → MKIVFIILSLAAICQMGWSREAANKDECNDKEIFLGCGQCCEDTCAAKCANRCMRCVKGCYCRPGYTRIQELGACIPWDECPK, encoded by the exons ATGAAGATTGTATTTATAATACTAAGCCTTGCGGCTATCTGCCAGATGGGTTGGTCACGTGAAGCTGCTAACAAAG ACGAATGCAATGACAAAGAGATTTTCCTGGGTTGCGGCCAATGCTGCGAGGATACATGTGCTGCCAAGTGCGCCAACAGGTGTATGCGTTGCGTAAAGGGCTGCTACTGCCGGCCAGGATACACCCGTATTCAAGAACTGGGAGCTTGTATCCCGTGGGACGAGTGTCCAAAGTAG
- the LOC131681838 gene encoding chymotrypsin-elastase inhibitor ixodidin-like — MKVVLIALALVTICQLVASRSAASKDECSNKEIFLSCGPCCEDTCSNKCTSRCMQCIPGCYCRPGYTRNQELGACTRWHKCPK; from the exons ATGAAGGTTGTATTGATAGCACTAGCACTGGTGACGATCTGCCAGTTGGTGGCATCTCGCTCAGCCGCTAGCAAAG aTGAGTGCAGTAACAAGGAGATCTTTCTGAGCTGTGGTCCATGCTGCGAGGATACTTGCTCGAACAAGTGCACCAGCCGGTGTATGCAGTGCATTCCGGGATGCTACTGCCGGCCGGGATACACCCGTAATCAGGAGCTGGGAGCTTGCACTAGATGGCACAAGTGTCCGAAGTAG